A genomic window from Punica granatum isolate Tunisia-2019 chromosome 2, ASM765513v2, whole genome shotgun sequence includes:
- the LOC116194583 gene encoding germin-like protein subfamily 1 member 13, with protein MKLFVILFVCALAISSSFAYDPSPLQDICVAIAEPKNAVFVNGKFCKNPNLTVADDFLYQGLNMPGDTNNKLGSKVTPVTVDQISGLNTLGISAARIDFAPYGLNPPHTHPRGTEFLIVVEGELYVGFVLSNQLGNRLITKVLKPGDVFVFPIGMIHFQLNVGKINAVAFAGLSSQNPGVITIANAVFGAKPPINPDVLTKAFQVDKKVIDYLQSQFWYDNN; from the exons ATGAAGCTCTTTGTGATCCTCTTCGTGTGTGCTTTGGCAATCTCAAGTAGCTTTGCCTATGATCCCAGTCCCCTCCAGGATATTTGCGTAGCTATTGCTGAGCCCAAAAATGCTG tGTTTGTGAACGGGAAATTCTGCAAGAACCCAAATCTTACGGTTGCTGATGATTTCCTCTACCAAGGGCTCAACATGCCCGGGGATACCAATAACAAGCTTGGGTCAAAAGTGACCCCTGTCACCGTTGATCAGATCTCAGGGCTCAACACTCTAGGGATCTCTGCAGCACGTATCGATTTCGCCCCTTACGGCTTGAACCCACCGCACACCCACCCTCGTGGAACTGAGTTCCTCATAGTCGTCGAGGGCGAGCTCTATGTTGGGTTCGTCTTGTCTAACCAACTAGGAAACAGGCTCATCACCAAAGTCTTGAAGCCTGGAGACGTGTTTGTGTTCCCAATTGGGATGATTCACTTCCAGCTCAACGTGGGAAAGATCAATGCCGTTGCATTTGCAGGCTTGAGCAGCCAAAACCCTGGAGTCATAACAATTGCCAATGCCGTGTTCGGAGCTAAGCCACCGATTAACCCGGATGTCTTGACCAAGGCATTCCAGGTGGATAAGAAAGTTATAGATTATCTCCAATCCCAGTTCTGGTACGACAACAACTGA
- the LOC116194729 gene encoding germin-like protein subfamily 1 member 13, producing the protein MKLFVILYLCSLVISSSFAFDPSPLQDICVATAEPKNAVFVNGKFCKNPNLTVADDFLFRGINIPRSTNNNVRSTVTMVAVDQLPGLNTLGISLARIDYAPYGGLNPPHIHPRATEVIMCVQGELYVGFVLSNQLGNRLITKVLKPGDVFVFPFAMIHFQLNIGKTAAVAISSLSSQNPGVITIANAVFGSNPPINVDVLTKAFQVDKKVINDLQSQFSNATHN; encoded by the exons ATGAAACTCTTCGTAATCCTCTATTTGTGCTCTTTGGTAATCTCCAGTAGCTTTGCCTTTGATCCGAGTCCCCTTCAAGATATCTGTGTGGCTACGGCTGAGCCAAAAAATGCTG TGTTTGTAAACGGGAAATTTTGCAAGAATCCGAATCTTACAGTCGCCGATGATTTCCTCTTTCGGGGAATCAACATTCCTCGGAGTACCAACAACAACGTCAGGTCCACTGTGACTATGGTTGCTGTTGACCAGCTCCCGGGACTTAACACTCTAGGGATCTCTTTGGCCCGCATTGACTATGCCCCTTACGGCGGCCTGAACCCACCTCACATCCACCCTCGTGCAACTGAGGTCATCATGTGCGTTCAGGGCGAACTCTATGTTGGGTTCGTCTTATCGAACCAGCTCGGAAACAGGCTCATCACCAAAGTCTTGAAGCCTGGAGACGTGTTTGTCTTCCCATTCGCGATGATTCACTTCCAGCTCAACATAGGGAAGACAGCTGCAGTCGCAATCTCAAGCTTGAGCAGCCAGAACCCCGGTGTCATAACAATTGCTAATGCTGTGTTCGGATCTAATCCACCGATTAATGTGGATGTCTTGACCAAGGCATTCCAGGTGGACAAGAAAGTTATAAATGATCTCCAATCCCAGTTTTCGAACGCCACCCAcaattaa
- the LOC116196692 gene encoding uncharacterized protein LOC116196692, producing MPSRITAAAQSQPSPRLGPTIPTVTFVRSSHRSLVSMVLHESLDLLEPHSLVLPSQESNLSSDDNPLFLPLRNDIFPCMACAEIFPKPHMQQQLMKHAMSELTGEDSGQNIVKIIFKTGWTNKDHSSKIDRILKIHNSSKILTHFEEYRELVKSNAVRSCAAGRRRGESGRVKEELE from the exons ATGCCCTCCAGAATCACCGCCGCCGCCCAGAGCCAGCCTAGCCCCAGACTCGGCCCCACCATCCCAACCGTCACCTTCGTCCGCTCCTCTCACCGCTCCCTCGTCTCCATGGTCCTCCACGAATCTCTCGACCTGCTGGAGCCCCATTCACTCGTACTCCCATCCCAAGAATCCAACCTCTCCTCCGATGACAATCCTTTGTTCCTCCCCCTGCGGAACGATATCTTCCCCTGCATGGCCTGCGCCGAGATCTTCCCCAAGCCCCACATGCAGCAACAGTTGATGAAGCACGCCATGTCAGAGCTCACTGGGGAAGACTCGGGCCAAAACATCGTCAAGATCATCTTCAAGACGGGTTGGACCAATAAGGACCATAGCTCGAAGATCGACCGGATCCTAAAGATCCACAACAGCTCGAAGATCCTAACCCACTTTGAGGAGTACAGGGAGTTGGTGAAGTCCAATGCAGTGAGGAGCTGCGCCGCAGGCAGGAGGCGAGGCGAGAG CGGAAGGGTGAAGGAAGAGCTAGAATGA